A genomic region of Rhodanobacter sp. contains the following coding sequences:
- the prfB gene encoding peptide chain release factor 2, with the protein MWDDPPRAQELGRERARLDTVVTGIDELGTGLSDAKELVEMAAADGDEDTVASVADDVAKLEARVGKLEFQRMFSGKMDSANAFVDIQAGAGGTEAQDWAEMLLRMYLRWAESRGWKTELLEASGGEVAGIKSATFRVEGDYAYGWLKTEIGVHRLVRKSPFDSDNRRHTSFTSVFVSPEVDDDIDIDINPADLKTDVYRSSGAGGQHVNKTESAVRITHVPSGVVVACQTERSQHANRDRAMKMLAAKLYELEVQKRNAEKDALEATKSDIGWGSQIRNYVLDQSRIKDLRTGVERSDTQKVLDGDLDEFIEASLKSGLDAGAKRIDA; encoded by the coding sequence GTGTGGGACGATCCGCCGCGTGCGCAGGAATTGGGCCGCGAACGCGCGCGCCTTGACACCGTGGTCACCGGCATCGACGAACTCGGCACGGGCCTGTCCGATGCGAAGGAACTGGTGGAGATGGCCGCGGCCGACGGCGACGAGGACACCGTTGCCTCGGTCGCCGACGACGTGGCCAAGCTCGAAGCCCGCGTGGGCAAGCTGGAATTCCAGCGCATGTTCTCCGGCAAGATGGATTCGGCGAACGCCTTCGTCGACATCCAGGCCGGCGCCGGCGGCACCGAGGCGCAGGACTGGGCCGAGATGCTGCTGCGCATGTACCTGCGCTGGGCCGAATCGCGCGGCTGGAAGACCGAGCTGCTGGAAGCCTCCGGCGGCGAAGTGGCGGGCATCAAGTCGGCCACCTTCCGCGTCGAGGGCGACTACGCCTACGGCTGGCTGAAGACCGAGATCGGCGTGCACCGGCTGGTGCGCAAGTCGCCCTTCGACTCGGACAACCGCCGCCACACCAGCTTCACCAGCGTGTTCGTTTCGCCGGAAGTCGACGACGACATCGACATCGATATCAACCCGGCCGACCTCAAGACCGACGTCTACCGTTCGTCCGGTGCCGGCGGCCAGCACGTCAACAAGACCGAGTCCGCGGTGCGCATCACCCACGTGCCCAGCGGCGTGGTGGTGGCCTGCCAGACCGAGCGCAGCCAGCACGCCAACCGCGACCGTGCGATGAAGATGCTGGCCGCGAAGCTGTACGAACTCGAGGTGCAGAAGCGCAACGCCGAGAAGGACGCGCTGGAAGCGACCAAGTCCGACATCGGCTGGGGCAGCCAGATCCGCAACTACGTGCTCGACCAGAGCCGCATCAAGGACCTGCGCACCGGCGTGGAGCGTTCCGACACGCAGAAGGTGCTGGACGGCGACCTCGACGAATTCATCGAAGCCAGCCTGAAGTCCGGCCTGGACGCCGGCGCCAAGCGCATCGATGCCTGA
- a CDS encoding STAS/SEC14 domain-containing protein, translated as MLVQIDGLPPGTLGFRAHGQVTAADYESILVPDVEAVFALNRKLRVLFVVEPDFTGFDAGAMWDDFMLGMRHISGWDRVALVTDVPWLRTAAKATKFLVPADFRLFALAEREQAARWIAEPVED; from the coding sequence ATGCTCGTACAGATCGATGGACTGCCGCCCGGCACGCTGGGCTTCCGCGCGCACGGCCAGGTGACCGCTGCCGACTACGAGTCGATACTGGTGCCGGACGTGGAAGCGGTCTTCGCGCTCAACCGCAAGCTGCGCGTGCTGTTCGTGGTGGAGCCCGACTTCACCGGTTTCGATGCCGGTGCGATGTGGGACGACTTCATGCTCGGCATGCGCCACATCAGCGGTTGGGACCGGGTGGCGCTGGTGACCGACGTGCCATGGCTGCGCACGGCGGCCAAGGCGACCAAGTTCCTGGTGCCGGCCGACTTCCGCCTGTTCGCTTTGGCCGAGCGGGAACAGGCCGCGCGCTGGATCGCCGAGCCGGTCGAGGATTGA
- the lysS gene encoding lysine--tRNA ligase: MSETIDTQPVDENKQDVNRLVAERREKLTALRGQGIAFPNDFAVDSFVGDLQDEYADKDAHTAEAIEAAQRRVKVAGRIVLKRVQGKVSFAQIQDMTGRIQLFIHAGTVGDAYEAFKGWDMGDIVGAEGVLMRTKTGELSVKVDALRLLTKSLRPLPDKHHGMADVEQRYRQRYVDLIVTQEARDTFQKRSRIIGFIRQWLEAAPRRFMEVETPMMHVIPGGATARPFVTHHNALDMDLYLRVAPELYLKRLVVGGFDRVYEINRNFRNEGVSTRHNPEFTMLELYQAYATYNEIMDLTESVIRDTAQHVLGTTQLEWDGAQIDVGPAFRRWTMEDAVLEHNPDIKREQLRDRAAMAAHAKRLGVQVKDGYGWGKLLLEIFEKTVEHTLIQPTFITQHPVEVSPLARENDNDKGITDRFELFVNGKEIANGFSELNDPEDQAARFQAQVDAKDAGDDEAMHFDADYIRALEVGLPPTGGLGIGIDRLVMLLTNSASIRDVLLFPYMRPEA, translated from the coding sequence ATGAGCGAAACCATCGATACCCAGCCCGTTGACGAGAACAAGCAGGACGTCAATCGACTTGTCGCCGAACGCCGCGAGAAACTCACGGCGTTGCGCGGGCAGGGCATCGCGTTTCCCAACGACTTCGCGGTGGACAGCTTCGTCGGCGACCTGCAGGACGAGTACGCCGACAAGGACGCGCATACCGCCGAGGCGATCGAAGCCGCGCAGCGCCGTGTGAAGGTCGCTGGCCGCATCGTGCTCAAGCGCGTGCAGGGCAAGGTCAGCTTCGCGCAGATCCAGGACATGACCGGCCGCATCCAGCTGTTCATCCACGCCGGCACCGTGGGCGACGCCTACGAGGCGTTCAAGGGCTGGGACATGGGAGACATCGTGGGCGCCGAGGGCGTGCTGATGCGCACCAAGACCGGCGAGCTGTCGGTGAAGGTCGATGCGCTGCGCCTGCTCACCAAGAGCCTGCGCCCGCTGCCCGACAAGCACCACGGCATGGCCGACGTGGAGCAGCGTTACCGCCAGCGCTACGTGGACCTCATCGTCACGCAGGAGGCGCGCGACACCTTCCAGAAGCGCTCGCGCATCATCGGCTTCATCCGCCAGTGGCTGGAAGCCGCGCCGCGCCGTTTCATGGAAGTGGAGACGCCGATGATGCACGTCATCCCCGGCGGCGCCACCGCGCGCCCGTTCGTCACCCATCACAACGCGCTGGACATGGACCTCTACCTGCGCGTGGCCCCGGAGCTGTACCTGAAGCGCCTGGTGGTCGGCGGCTTCGACCGCGTCTACGAGATCAACCGCAACTTCCGCAACGAGGGCGTGTCGACCCGGCACAACCCCGAGTTCACCATGCTCGAGCTGTACCAGGCCTACGCCACGTACAACGAGATCATGGACCTCACCGAGTCGGTGATCCGCGATACCGCGCAGCACGTACTGGGTACCACGCAGCTGGAATGGGACGGCGCGCAGATCGACGTCGGGCCGGCGTTCCGCCGCTGGACGATGGAAGACGCGGTGCTGGAGCACAACCCCGATATCAAGCGCGAGCAGTTGCGCGACCGCGCCGCGATGGCGGCACACGCGAAGCGCCTCGGCGTGCAGGTCAAGGACGGCTACGGCTGGGGCAAACTGCTGCTGGAGATCTTCGAGAAGACGGTGGAGCACACCCTGATCCAGCCCACCTTCATCACCCAGCATCCGGTCGAGGTCTCGCCGTTGGCGCGCGAGAACGACAACGACAAGGGCATCACCGACCGCTTCGAGCTGTTCGTCAACGGCAAGGAAATCGCGAACGGTTTTTCCGAGTTGAACGATCCGGAAGACCAGGCCGCGCGCTTCCAGGCCCAGGTCGACGCCAAGGACGCCGGCGACGACGAGGCCATGCACTTCGACGCCGACTACATCCGCGCGCTGGAAGTCGGCCTGCCGCCCACCGGCGGCCTCGGCATCGGCATCGACCGGCTGGTGATGCTGCTCACCAATTCGGCTTCCATCCGCGACGTGCTGCTGTTCCCGTACATGCGGCCCGAGGCCTGA
- the smc gene encoding chromosome segregation protein SMC, translated as MRLTTIKLAGFKSFVDPTTLHLPANMTGVVGPNGCGKSNIIDAIRWVMGESAASRLRGDSLTDVIFSGSTSRKPVGQATVELIFDNADGTVQGEYGQYAEISVKRQVTRDGQSAYFLNGARCRRRDITDLFLGTGLGPRSYSIIEQGMISQIIEAHPEELRTHLEEAAGISKYKERRKETESRIKSTRENLDRVKDVRDEVDKQLEHLNRQARAAERWKAYKEEETRKQAELRALEYRALKGQHDGEGEGLSAAEIEIEKQLAGQREIEAQIEAMRERHTEAGEHLSSVQAEVYKVGAEIARVEQQVRHNRETAERLQRAQGEAEREHRELAEHIAGDRTQVETLRMALAEGEPKLEALQQMQDDTAEAQRSAETKLADWQQRWDTHTRTAGESNRAAEVERTKLNYLDRQSIDLAKRREVLEAEQKATDLAALDAAAEQMHLEHDTQREKVEALGSLLDQHKATHEKVLDEERQLQSALNEARSQLQTARGRQSSLEALQHAALGQEENAASQWLARLGLDKAQRLGEALQVDAGWEAAVETVLAGFIDSVLVDGVHALAADFAMLENADVALLDAAAGGAGTAGTLAAHVRGPAAAIAILGSVFVADSLDAARQRTGGLSATQSVITRDGEWLGSGWARVRRAQGNQVGVLAREREIRTLAEQVVTLEARIEECTAQLDDLRTRKFEAERARDDTQRELYNAHRRQSELAGQLQSHRGKLETARARGEKVAGELSVLVEQLDELQTQIREARARLDESVGHMGDLEDQRRELENERRALLEAREEARMNAREAADQAHALALSMESKRSSLASLEQSLARMENQLRQIEARRGEIAEQLAAGSDPIAELEAERQTYLDQRLLVDKQLVEARRALEECDIAFRQLEQRRHLAEQGLATLRESLSEKRLAAQALQLRAEQLAEAIAASGLELETLLAELAEDVDAAQWKQQLAELAQKIVRLEPVNLAAIQEHAEQSERKTYLDNQLADLTSAMETLEGAIKKIDRETRARFKETFDKVNAGVQELFPRLFGGGHAYLELTGDDLLDTGVAIMARPPGKRPSNISLLSGGEKALTAVALVFAIFNLNPAPFCLLDEVDAPLDEANVGRFSAMVREMSERVQFIFISHNKATMEAASQLCGVTMREPGVSRLVQVDLAEAAKLAGTA; from the coding sequence ATGCGCCTGACCACGATCAAACTCGCCGGTTTCAAGTCCTTCGTGGACCCGACCACCTTGCATCTGCCGGCCAACATGACCGGCGTGGTGGGGCCGAACGGCTGCGGCAAGTCCAACATCATCGACGCGATCCGCTGGGTGATGGGCGAGAGCGCGGCCAGCCGCCTGCGCGGCGACTCGCTTACCGATGTGATCTTCTCCGGCTCCACCTCGCGCAAGCCGGTGGGGCAGGCCACCGTCGAGCTGATCTTCGACAACGCCGACGGCACGGTGCAGGGCGAATACGGCCAGTACGCCGAGATCTCGGTGAAGCGCCAGGTGACGCGCGACGGGCAGTCCGCGTACTTCCTCAACGGCGCGCGCTGCCGCCGCCGCGACATCACCGACCTGTTCCTAGGCACCGGCCTTGGCCCGCGCAGCTACTCGATCATCGAGCAGGGCATGATCTCGCAGATCATCGAGGCGCATCCCGAGGAATTGCGCACGCACCTGGAGGAAGCCGCCGGCATCTCCAAGTACAAGGAGCGCCGCAAGGAAACCGAGAGCCGCATCAAGTCCACCCGCGAGAACCTCGACCGCGTCAAGGACGTGCGCGACGAGGTGGACAAGCAGCTCGAACACTTGAATCGCCAGGCACGCGCGGCCGAACGCTGGAAGGCCTACAAGGAAGAGGAAACCCGCAAGCAGGCCGAACTGCGCGCACTGGAATACCGCGCGCTGAAGGGCCAGCACGACGGCGAAGGGGAGGGGCTCTCCGCCGCCGAGATCGAGATCGAGAAGCAACTGGCCGGCCAGCGCGAGATCGAGGCGCAGATCGAGGCCATGCGCGAACGCCACACCGAGGCCGGCGAACACCTGAGTTCGGTGCAGGCCGAGGTCTACAAGGTCGGCGCCGAAATCGCCCGCGTCGAACAACAGGTGCGCCACAACCGCGAAACCGCCGAGCGCCTGCAGCGCGCCCAGGGCGAGGCCGAGCGCGAACACCGCGAACTGGCCGAGCACATCGCCGGCGACCGCACGCAGGTCGAAACGCTGCGCATGGCGCTGGCCGAGGGCGAGCCCAAGCTCGAAGCCCTGCAGCAGATGCAGGACGACACCGCCGAGGCCCAGCGCAGCGCCGAGACGAAACTCGCCGACTGGCAGCAGCGCTGGGACACGCACACCCGTACCGCGGGCGAATCCAATCGCGCGGCCGAGGTGGAGCGCACCAAGCTCAACTACCTCGACCGCCAATCCATCGACCTTGCCAAGCGCCGCGAAGTGCTGGAAGCCGAACAGAAAGCCACCGACCTCGCCGCGCTGGACGCCGCCGCCGAGCAGATGCACCTGGAGCACGACACCCAGCGCGAGAAGGTGGAAGCGCTGGGCAGCCTGCTCGACCAGCACAAGGCCACCCACGAGAAGGTGCTGGACGAGGAGCGCCAACTGCAGTCCGCACTCAACGAGGCACGCTCGCAACTGCAGACCGCGCGCGGCCGGCAGTCCTCGCTGGAAGCCCTGCAGCACGCCGCGCTGGGCCAGGAGGAAAACGCGGCCAGCCAGTGGCTGGCACGCCTCGGCCTGGACAAGGCGCAGCGCCTCGGCGAAGCGCTGCAGGTGGACGCCGGCTGGGAGGCCGCGGTGGAAACCGTGCTCGCCGGTTTCATCGACAGCGTGCTGGTGGACGGCGTGCATGCGCTGGCCGCTGACTTCGCCATGCTGGAAAACGCCGATGTCGCGCTGCTCGATGCCGCCGCAGGCGGCGCGGGAACTGCCGGCACGCTGGCGGCGCACGTGCGCGGCCCGGCGGCGGCCATCGCCATCCTGGGCAGCGTGTTCGTCGCCGATTCGCTGGATGCGGCGCGCCAACGCACGGGCGGCCTGTCCGCGACGCAATCCGTCATCACCCGCGACGGCGAATGGCTGGGTTCGGGCTGGGCGCGCGTGCGCCGCGCGCAGGGCAACCAGGTCGGCGTGCTGGCGCGCGAGCGCGAGATCCGCACGCTGGCCGAACAGGTCGTCACGCTGGAAGCGCGCATCGAGGAATGCACCGCCCAGCTCGACGACCTGCGCACGCGCAAGTTCGAGGCCGAGCGCGCCCGCGACGATACCCAGCGCGAGCTGTACAACGCGCACCGACGCCAGAGCGAACTCGCCGGCCAGTTGCAGAGCCACCGCGGCAAGCTGGAAACCGCGCGCGCACGCGGCGAGAAGGTGGCCGGCGAGCTTTCCGTGCTGGTCGAGCAGTTGGACGAACTGCAGACCCAGATCCGCGAGGCGCGCGCGCGGCTGGACGAATCGGTCGGCCACATGGGTGACCTCGAAGACCAGCGCCGCGAACTGGAGAACGAACGCCGCGCCCTGCTGGAAGCGCGCGAGGAAGCGCGCATGAACGCGCGCGAGGCGGCCGACCAGGCGCATGCGCTGGCGCTGTCGATGGAATCCAAGCGCTCCTCGCTCGCCTCGCTGGAGCAGTCGCTGGCGCGCATGGAGAACCAGTTGCGGCAGATCGAGGCGCGCCGCGGCGAGATCGCCGAACAGCTCGCCGCCGGTTCCGATCCCATCGCCGAGCTGGAAGCCGAGCGCCAGACCTACCTCGACCAGCGCCTGCTGGTGGACAAGCAACTGGTGGAAGCGCGCCGCGCGCTGGAGGAATGCGACATCGCCTTCCGCCAGCTGGAGCAGCGCCGCCACCTTGCCGAACAGGGCCTGGCCACCTTGCGCGAAAGCCTCTCCGAAAAGCGCCTCGCCGCGCAGGCGCTGCAGCTGCGCGCCGAGCAGCTGGCCGAGGCGATCGCCGCTTCCGGCCTCGAACTGGAAACCCTGCTCGCCGAACTGGCCGAGGACGTCGACGCCGCGCAATGGAAGCAGCAACTGGCCGAGCTGGCGCAGAAGATCGTGCGGCTGGAACCGGTCAACCTCGCCGCGATCCAGGAACACGCCGAGCAGAGCGAGCGCAAGACCTACCTCGACAACCAGCTCGCCGACCTCACCAGCGCGATGGAGACGCTGGAGGGCGCGATCAAGAAGATCGACCGCGAAACACGCGCGCGCTTCAAGGAGACCTTCGACAAGGTCAATGCCGGTGTGCAGGAATTGTTCCCGCGCCTGTTCGGCGGCGGCCACGCCTACCTCGAACTGACCGGCGACGACCTGCTCGACACCGGCGTGGCGATCATGGCGCGTCCGCCCGGCAAGCGCCCGTCCAACATTTCGCTGCTGTCCGGCGGCGAGAAGGCGCTCACCGCGGTGGCGCTGGTGTTCGCCATCTTCAACCTCAACCCTGCGCCGTTCTGCCTGCTCGACGAGGTGGATGCGCCGCTGGACGAGGCCAACGTGGGCCGCTTCTCGGCGATGGTGCGCGAGATGAGCGAGCGCGTGCAGTTCATCTTCATCAGCCACAACAAGGCCACCATGGAAGCAGCCAGCCAGCTCTGCGGCGTGACCATGCGCGAGCCCGGCGTGTCGCGCCTGGTGCAGGTGGATCTCGCCGAAGCGGCTAAACTGGCGGGTACCGCGTGA
- a CDS encoding hypothetical protein (frameshifted, insertion/deletion at around 1881473) — MSEAMVAQIRTRLAAAFSPGELEVLDEGHKHAGHAGEGKGHFHVRIVSHAFAGVLPIKRHRMIYAALDDLIGNGIHALSIDAS, encoded by the coding sequence ATGAGCGAGGCGATGGTGGCGCAGATCCGCACGCGCCTCGCGGCGGCGTTCTCGCCCGGCGAACTGGAGGTGCTGGACGAAGGCCACAAGCACGCCGGCCACGCGGGCGAGGGCAAGGGGCATTTTCACGTGCGCATCGTCAGCCACGCCTTTGCCGGCGTGCTGCCGATCAAGCGGCACCGCATGATCTACGCCGCGCTCGACGACCTGATCGGCAACGGCATCCATGCATTGTCGATAGATGCAAGTTAG
- the asnB_2 gene encoding asparagine synthase B, giving the protein MCSIFGMFDLQPGDDLAALRRMALELSQRQRHRGPDWSGVFVDAGVILVHERLAIVDPASGAQPLRSRDGALALAVNGEIYNHRELRAASDYDFTTGSDCEVVNALYREYGADFLPRLNGIFAFALWDGAAQRYLIARDPIGVCPLYWGHDEQGRLCVASEMKALAGVCADVATFPPGHVYDSASGELRRYYRKEWREHAATRGHDVPPAELRTAFERAVHRQLMTDVPYGVLLSGGLDSSLVAACAAKFARERIEDNDRSEAWWPRLHSFAIGLEGSPDLAAAQVAADALGTVHHGFVYTFWEGLDAVPEVIRHLETYDVTTIRAATPMYLLARRIKAMGVKMVLSGEGSDELFGGYLYFHKAPSAEAFHEETVRKLDALHSYDCLRANKAMMAWGVEARVPFLDLEFIDVAMGMDAAHKMAGGGKIEKHVLRAAFDGALPKEILWRQKEQFSDGVGYGWIDGLKAHAEQMVSDREFAAAAARFPFNTPATKEAYFYRRIFEQHYPGEACAATVPGGKSIACSSPAALAWDPAFAAMADPSGRAVRGVHEQALA; this is encoded by the coding sequence ATGTGTTCGATTTTCGGCATGTTCGACCTGCAACCCGGCGACGATCTCGCCGCCCTGCGCCGGATGGCGCTGGAACTGTCGCAGCGCCAGCGCCATCGCGGTCCGGACTGGAGCGGCGTGTTCGTGGACGCCGGCGTGATCCTGGTGCACGAGCGCCTGGCCATCGTCGACCCGGCCTCGGGCGCACAGCCGCTGCGCTCGCGCGACGGCGCACTGGCGCTGGCGGTGAACGGCGAGATCTACAACCACCGCGAACTGCGTGCAGCCAGCGACTACGACTTCACCACGGGGTCGGATTGCGAAGTCGTCAACGCGCTCTACCGCGAATACGGCGCCGATTTCCTGCCCAGGCTCAACGGCATTTTCGCCTTTGCGTTGTGGGACGGCGCGGCGCAGCGCTACCTGATCGCGCGCGACCCCATTGGCGTGTGCCCACTGTACTGGGGGCACGACGAACAGGGCCGCCTGTGCGTGGCCTCGGAAATGAAGGCACTGGCCGGTGTGTGCGCCGACGTGGCCACGTTCCCGCCCGGCCATGTGTACGACAGCGCCAGCGGCGAGCTGCGCCGCTATTACCGCAAGGAGTGGCGCGAGCATGCCGCCACGCGTGGCCACGACGTGCCGCCGGCCGAATTGCGCACGGCCTTCGAACGGGCCGTGCACCGCCAGCTGATGACCGACGTGCCTTACGGCGTGCTGCTTTCAGGCGGCCTGGATTCCTCGCTGGTCGCCGCCTGCGCCGCCAAGTTCGCCCGCGAGCGCATCGAGGACAACGACCGCAGCGAGGCGTGGTGGCCGCGCTTGCACTCCTTCGCCATCGGCCTGGAAGGTTCGCCCGACCTCGCCGCCGCACAGGTCGCCGCCGATGCGCTGGGTACGGTGCATCACGGCTTCGTCTATACCTTCTGGGAGGGGCTGGATGCCGTGCCGGAAGTGATCCGCCATCTGGAAACCTACGACGTCACCACTATCCGCGCGGCTACGCCGATGTACCTGCTGGCCCGTCGCATCAAGGCGATGGGCGTGAAGATGGTGCTCTCCGGCGAGGGTTCCGACGAACTGTTCGGCGGCTACCTGTACTTCCACAAGGCGCCTTCGGCGGAAGCCTTCCACGAGGAAACCGTGCGCAAGCTCGACGCGTTGCACAGTTACGACTGCCTGCGCGCGAACAAGGCGATGATGGCCTGGGGCGTGGAGGCGCGCGTGCCCTTCCTCGACCTCGAATTCATCGACGTGGCGATGGGCATGGACGCCGCGCACAAGATGGCCGGCGGCGGGAAAATCGAAAAGCACGTGCTGCGCGCGGCCTTCGACGGCGCCTTGCCGAAGGAGATCCTCTGGCGCCAGAAGGAGCAGTTCAGCGACGGCGTCGGCTACGGCTGGATCGATGGCCTGAAGGCGCATGCCGAGCAGATGGTCAGCGACCGCGAATTCGCCGCGGCCGCCGCCCGCTTCCCGTTCAACACGCCGGCTACCAAGGAGGCGTATTTCTACCGGCGCATCTTCGAGCAGCACTACCCAGGCGAGGCCTGCGCGGCCACCGTGCCGGGCGGCAAGTCCATCGCCTGTTCCTCGCCCGCGGCGTTGGCGTGGGATCCGGCGTTCGCGGCGATGGCCGATCCGTCGGGACGCGCCGTGCGCGGGGTGCACGAGCAGGCGCTGGCCTAG
- a CDS encoding YciI family protein, whose protein sequence is MWFAIIAQDHPGSLEQRLAARPAHLERLNKLQDEGRMLLAGPFPAIESENPGAAGFTGSMIVAEFTSLADARAWADADPYVAAGVYAEVSVKPFRKVLP, encoded by the coding sequence ATGTGGTTTGCGATCATCGCCCAGGATCACCCCGGCTCGCTGGAGCAGCGCCTGGCGGCCCGCCCCGCGCACCTGGAGCGTCTGAACAAGCTGCAGGACGAGGGGCGCATGCTGCTGGCCGGCCCGTTCCCTGCGATCGAGTCGGAGAACCCCGGAGCGGCGGGCTTTACCGGCAGCATGATCGTGGCGGAGTTCACTTCGCTGGCGGACGCCAGGGCCTGGGCCGATGCCGATCCCTACGTGGCCGCGGGCGTCTATGCCGAGGTCAGCGTCAAGCCGTTCCGCAAGGTTCTGCCATGA
- the recJ gene encoding single-stranded-DNA-specific exonuclease RecJ: MVVAAVASLALLARSEALSTPELRRREPQGEPSGWDAAVHPVLRRVYAARGVLQPEGVAHRLQHLLPPQSLGGLDAATELLAEAIRDDWSILIAGDYDADGATGTAVAVRGLRMLGARRVDYAVPNRFVHGYGLTPALVDSLQPRPQLIVTVDNGVASVAGVARARELGMRVIVTDHHLPGEQLPACDAMVNPNLDGDGFPSKALAGVGVMFYLLLALRATLRGQGVFSGGLPDRENQKAAIHGRTSQQSEPDLSTLLDLVALGTVADLVPLDFNNRVLVDAGLRRIRSGRACAGIAALIEYGKRSVATLCASDLGFAVGPRINAAGRLEDMRLGVECLLTDDAAQARRYAAQLDQINRERRDLQASMVAEAEVMTAGLRDIDAVGVALYEPSWHAGVVGLVASKLKERLHRPVIAFAQASEDDASNLRGSGRSIAGFHLRDALATIDARQPGLIERFGGHAMAAGLSLRAADLPRFAAAFDAVARELIAPERLQAALYTDGELPAGSLSLELALQLRNAGPWGQAFPEPLFDNVFECAHWKPMGEGHWRLGLRDPRDGSQHDAVMFNVGTAAPPPRLRAVYELAINDWQGRESPRLLLRHVEPA; this comes from the coding sequence ATGGTCGTGGCGGCCGTGGCATCGCTGGCGCTTCTGGCGCGGAGCGAAGCGTTGAGCACGCCGGAGTTGCGGCGGCGCGAGCCGCAGGGCGAGCCGTCCGGCTGGGATGCTGCCGTGCATCCGGTGCTGCGGCGCGTCTATGCCGCGCGCGGCGTGTTGCAGCCGGAAGGCGTGGCGCACCGTCTTCAGCACCTGTTGCCGCCGCAGTCGCTGGGCGGCCTGGATGCCGCCACCGAGCTGTTGGCCGAAGCGATCCGCGACGACTGGTCCATCCTCATCGCCGGTGATTACGACGCCGACGGCGCCACCGGCACCGCCGTGGCCGTGCGCGGCCTGCGCATGCTGGGCGCCAGACGCGTGGACTACGCTGTGCCCAACCGCTTCGTGCACGGCTACGGCCTCACACCGGCGCTGGTCGATTCGCTGCAGCCGCGCCCACAACTGATCGTCACTGTCGACAACGGCGTGGCCAGCGTGGCCGGCGTGGCGCGGGCGCGCGAACTCGGCATGCGCGTGATCGTCACCGACCACCATCTGCCCGGCGAGCAACTGCCGGCCTGCGATGCGATGGTGAACCCGAACCTCGACGGCGACGGCTTCCCGAGCAAGGCGCTGGCGGGCGTGGGCGTGATGTTCTACCTGTTGCTGGCCTTGCGTGCGACGTTGCGCGGGCAGGGCGTGTTCTCGGGCGGTCTTCCTGACCGCGAAAATCAAAAAGCGGCCATCCATGGCCGCACTTCTCAACAAAGCGAGCCCGACCTTTCCACCTTGCTCGACCTGGTGGCGCTGGGCACGGTGGCCGACCTGGTGCCGCTGGATTTCAACAACCGCGTGCTGGTGGACGCGGGCTTGCGGCGCATCCGCAGCGGCCGCGCCTGCGCCGGCATCGCCGCGCTGATCGAATACGGCAAGCGCAGTGTGGCCACGCTGTGCGCCAGCGACCTCGGCTTCGCCGTGGGGCCGCGCATCAATGCGGCGGGGCGGCTGGAGGACATGCGGCTAGGCGTGGAATGCCTGCTTACCGACGACGCGGCGCAGGCGCGCCGCTACGCCGCGCAACTCGACCAGATCAACCGCGAGCGCCGCGACCTGCAGGCCTCGATGGTGGCCGAGGCCGAGGTGATGACCGCCGGTCTGCGCGACATCGACGCGGTGGGCGTGGCGCTGTACGAGCCGTCCTGGCATGCGGGCGTGGTGGGGCTGGTGGCCTCCAAGCTGAAAGAGCGGCTGCATCGCCCCGTGATCGCGTTCGCCCAGGCCAGTGAGGACGATGCCAGCAACCTGCGCGGCTCGGGCCGTTCGATTGCGGGCTTCCACCTGCGCGATGCGTTGGCGACGATAGACGCGCGCCAGCCCGGCCTGATCGAACGCTTCGGCGGCCATGCGATGGCGGCTGGCCTTAGCCTGCGTGCCGCCGATCTGCCGCGCTTCGCCGCCGCCTTCGACGCCGTCGCGCGCGAACTGATCGCTCCGGAGCGTTTGCAGGCCGCGCTCTACACCGACGGCGAGCTTCCGGCCGGCAGCCTGTCGCTGGAGCTGGCCTTGCAACTGCGCAACGCCGGCCCCTGGGGACAGGCTTTTCCCGAGCCCTTGTTCGACAACGTGTTCGAATGCGCGCATTGGAAACCGATGGGTGAGGGCCACTGGCGATTGGGCCTGCGCGATCCGCGCGACGGCAGCCAGCACGACGCGGTGATGTTCAACGTCGGCACCGCTGCGCCGCCTCCGCGCTTGCGCGCGGTCTACGAACTCGCCATTAACGACTGGCAGGGCCGCGAGTCGCCGCGCCTGCTGTTGCGCCACGTCGAGCCTGCCTGA